A genomic window from Scomber scombrus chromosome 18, fScoSco1.1, whole genome shotgun sequence includes:
- the antkmt gene encoding adenine nucleotide translocase lysine N-methyltransferase, with amino-acid sequence MDDGTPDEAFAEFKTRQIGAWGVAQIAASTGLAVYAMWVGILQPGFRKVPLRLQVPYIPASKAQVQNVMTLLRGRKGGLVDLGSGDGRIVLEAHQQGFTPAVGYELNPWLVRLARFHAWRAGHTATVLYRREDLWKVDLSECKNITVFLAPSVLSLLQKKLQTELPDDALVVAGRFPLPDWTPCRIEGHGVDRAWAYSMQAQRQHIQEK; translated from the exons ATGGATGACGGCACACCAGACGAGGCCTTTGCTGAATTCAAGACAAGGCAAATTGGAGCTTGGGGTGTGGCTCAGATAGCTGCTAGCACTGGGCTTGCTGTATATGCTATGTGGGTGGGAATCCTCCAGCCAGGTTTCCGAAAAGTCCCCTTGAGGTTACAG GTCCCGTACATTCCTGCCAGCAAAGCTCAAGTACAGAATGTAATGACACTGCTGAGAGGTCGAAAGGGAGGCCTCGTGGATTTGGGTTCTGGTGATGGTCGCATT GTCTTGGAAGCACATCAGCAGGGTTTCACTCCCGCTGTTGGATACGAGCTCAATCCCTGGCTTGTTCGATTGGCCCGCTTTCATGCATGGAGAGCAGGGCACACTGCCACAGTGTTGTACCGACGAGAAGATCTCTGGAAG GTCGACTTGTCAGAATGCAAGAATATCACAGTGTTTTTGGCACCTAGCGTG CTTTCATTATTGCAGAAGAAGCTGCAGACTGAGCTTCCCGATGACGCTCTAGTGGTAGCTGGTCGTTTTCCTCTCCCTGACTGGACACCCTGCAGGATTGAGGGACATGGTGTGGACAGAGCCTGGGCATATAGCATGCAGGCACAAAGACAGCACatacaagaaaaataa